The genomic segment GAAATACGCCTCGCGCATCAATTCGAGGATCTCGGGACGCTTGGCGATGTTCAGCGTCGCCTCGCAGGCGAGCTGCAGCTGAAAGCCAGTGCGCTTCTGCCATTCGACCAGATGCGGCAACAGGTCGAGCGCCGCCTTGCGGTTGCCGATGAAATTGTCGTCGACGAAATATACCGATCCGCGGATGCCGCATTCGATCATGCGGTCCAGCTCGGTGATGATCTGCTCCGGCGTTTTCAGCCGCGGGTTGCGGCCGTACAGGCCGGGGATATCGCAAAATTCGCACTGATACGGGCAACCCGAGGAGTACTGGATGCTGCCGAGCAGATATTTGCTGCATTCCGCTAGCTCGTAAGCCGGAATCGGAAACAGCGTCATGTCGAGGCGGTCTTCGGTGGTGAACACGACCTGTCGCTTCGGCCGCGTCACGTCGTGTGTCAGCTTCGCGATCAATTGATCGGTAGCGTCGCCGAGCTCGCCGACATGCAGATAGTCGAAATTCGGATAGTAGTCCGGGCAGGCGCTGACCGAGGGCCCGCCGAGCGCGACCGGCAGATCGAAATCATGCGCGCGCCGGCAAATGTCGTTCATCTGCTGCCGCTGGATGTGCATGCCGCTGACGAACACCGCGTCCGCCCAAGTGAAATCGTCCGCAGTGGCGGGGCGGATATTCTCGTCGACGAAGCGGACCGACCATTCGTCCGGCAAATAGGCGGCGATCACCAGCAGCCCCTGCGGCGGCATGAAGGCGGCAACGTCGTCCATCAATGGATAGGAGTGCTGAAAAGTACCGAAGGACTTGGTGTAGCGCGGGAAGACACACAGAATACGACGACTGGTCTGCCCGGATTCGGCTTTCATCGAACTTTCCCCGCGAACGTCACGCTGTCCGAGTTCGTTGCGGCGATCGCCCGCAGGGTTCGATCACCGGCCCCAAAAACGGCAAGTTCAATACAACTTCGCGACTCGCGACCGGTTCCCCACGGCTGCAAAAATCCCGCCCGATCGCGACCGTGATCCGCGATCTAATCACGACCACACTGGAGCGGCCAGAGTTTCTTTGATGGGTTTTCGCATCGAAGGGACGGTCAGGCGATCAGCCGCGCCGCGATTTCCGGCAGCAGGGCACCATCCGTCAGCGGGCGGTGATCGGAACCGGAAAAACCGGCACGGACAAGCCAATCGTCGAACTCCGGCGCGCGCTTCAGGCCGAACAGATCGCGGACGTACAACGCATCGTGAAACGAGGTCGACTGGTAGTTCAGCATCACGTCGTCGGCGCCCGGCACACCCATGATGAAATTGACGCCGGCAGCTGCGAGCAGCGTGAGCAGCGTGTCCATGTCGTCCTGATCCGCTTCGGCATGGTTGGTGTAGCAGATGTCGACCCCGAGCGGCAGGCCAAGCAGCTTGCCGCAGAAATGATCCTCGAGGCCAGCGCGCACGATCTGCTTGCCGTCGTACAGATATTCCGGACCGATGAAGCCGACCACGCTGTTGACCAGCAACGGAGAGAATGCCCGCGCCACCGCATAGGCCCGTGCCTCGCAGGTCTGCTGATCGACGCCGTGATGCGCATTCGCCGACAGCGCCGAGCCCTGCCCGGTCTCGAAATACATCACGTTGTCGCCGACCGTGCCGCGCTTCTGCGCCAGCGTCGCCTGATGGGCTTCGGCGAGCAGCGCCAGATCGATGCCGAAGCTGCGGTTGGCGGCTTCTGTGCCGGCGATCGACTGGAACGTCAGATCGACCGGCGCGCCCTGCTCGATCAGGCGCAGCGTGGTGGTGACGTGGGTCAGCACGCAACCCTGGGTCGGAATTGCCAGGTGCGCGATGATGTCGTCGAGCAGCCGCACCAATTGGCCGAGCACCGCCGGATCGTCGCTCGCCGGATTGATGCCGATGCAGGCGTCGCCGGCACCAAGCAGCAGGCCATCGATAATCGACGCGGTGATACCGCGGGCATCATCGAAAGGATGGTTGGGCTGCAGCCGCACACTCATCCGCCCAGGCAATCCGATGGTGTTGCGGAAGCGGGTGACCACGCTGCACTTCTTCGCCACCAGGATCAGATCCTGATTGCGCATCAGCTTCGACACCGCGGCGACCATCTCGGGCGTCAGGCCCGGCGCCAGCGCAGCCAGCGCCACAGGCGTCGCGGCGTCCGACAGCAGCCAGTCGCGGAAGCCGCCGACGGTGAGCGAGGCCACAGGCGCGAACGCCGCTGCGTCATGACGGTCCGCGATCAGCCGCGTCACCTCGTCGGCTTCGTACGGGATCACCATTTCGGAGAGAAATTGCCGCAGCGGCAGGTTCGCCAGCGCCATCCGCGCCGCCACCATCTGCTCGGCGCTGTCAGCCGCGATTCCGGCGAGGCGATCGCCGGAGCGCGGCGGGCTCGCCTTGGCGAGCAGGTCGCGCAGGTCATCGAACACGAACGAGACGTTGCCGATGCTGTGGCGATAGATCATGGCGTCCCCGGCACGGTGCTGCGATCGCAGAGCAGGCCGGAGGGTAGCAAAGGCGTGCGCGTCAGGCGACCCGCACGGTTGCGAGAAATTTAGCCACCTCGGCGCGCAGCCGGTTGTTTTCCTGGGACAGCAACTGCGCCGAGGTCAGGACCTCGTCCGACGCCGCGCCGGTGTCGGCGGCGCCGCGATTGACGTTGCCGATGCTGGCCGCAACCTGATTGGTGCCGATCGCCGCCTGCTGCACGCTGCGGGCGATCTCCTGGGTGGCGCTACCCTGCTCGCCGACAGACGCCGCGATGGTCGACGAGATATGAGCGATCTTGCCGATGGTACCGCCGATCTCCTTGATGGCGTCCACCGACTCCCGGGTCGCGGCCTGCATCTCGGCAATCTGCGCGCTGATTTCGTCAGTGGCTTTCGCGGTCTGCTCCGCCAGTGCCTTGACCTCCTGCGCCACCACGGCGAAACCGCGCCCCGCCTCGCCGGCACGGGCGGACTCGATGGTGGCGTTGAGTGCGAGCAGATTGGTCTGACCGGCAATGGTGGTGATCAACTGGGTCACGTCGCCGATCCGGTTGGCGGCCTGCGCCAACTTGGCGATCCGCGCGTCGGTCTGTTCGGCCTGCTGCACCGCTTCGTCCGCGATCTTGCGCGACTCGCTGACCTGGCGGCCGATCTCTTCGACCGACGCGGACATCTGCTCGGTTGCAGACGCCACCGATTGTACATTGGTTGAGGTCTGCGATGAGGCTGCCGCCACCATGGTGGCGAGCTGCTGGGTCTCAGCGCTGCCCTTGGCGAGCGCGCCGGCGGAGGCTTCGAGCGCTTGCGAGGCAACGCCGACCTGTTCGACGATCTGACCGACCGCGGCCTCGAAACCATCGGCAAGCTGATGCAGCTCGGCGCGGCGCGATTCAGCGGCGATCTGCTCCTGGCGCTGGCGTTCGGCCTGCTCGCGTTCGGCCTTGGCCACCGCCTGCACTTTGAACTCTTCGACCGC from the Rhodopseudomonas palustris genome contains:
- a CDS encoding ethanolamine ammonia-lyase subunit EutB, encoding MIYRHSIGNVSFVFDDLRDLLAKASPPRSGDRLAGIAADSAEQMVAARMALANLPLRQFLSEMVIPYEADEVTRLIADRHDAAAFAPVASLTVGGFRDWLLSDAATPVALAALAPGLTPEMVAAVSKLMRNQDLILVAKKCSVVTRFRNTIGLPGRMSVRLQPNHPFDDARGITASIIDGLLLGAGDACIGINPASDDPAVLGQLVRLLDDIIAHLAIPTQGCVLTHVTTTLRLIEQGAPVDLTFQSIAGTEAANRSFGIDLALLAEAHQATLAQKRGTVGDNVMYFETGQGSALSANAHHGVDQQTCEARAYAVARAFSPLLVNSVVGFIGPEYLYDGKQIVRAGLEDHFCGKLLGLPLGVDICYTNHAEADQDDMDTLLTLLAAAGVNFIMGVPGADDVMLNYQSTSFHDALYVRDLFGLKRAPEFDDWLVRAGFSGSDHRPLTDGALLPEIAARLIA
- the hpnP gene encoding hopanoid C-2 methylase, which gives rise to MKAESGQTSRRILCVFPRYTKSFGTFQHSYPLMDDVAAFMPPQGLLVIAAYLPDEWSVRFVDENIRPATADDFTWADAVFVSGMHIQRQQMNDICRRAHDFDLPVALGGPSVSACPDYYPNFDYLHVGELGDATDQLIAKLTHDVTRPKRQVVFTTEDRLDMTLFPIPAYELAECSKYLLGSIQYSSGCPYQCEFCDIPGLYGRNPRLKTPEQIITELDRMIECGIRGSVYFVDDNFIGNRKAALDLLPHLVEWQKRTGFQLQLACEATLNIAKRPEILELMREAYFCTIFVGIETPDPTALKAMHKDHNMMVPILEGVRTISSYGIEVVSGIILGLDTDTPETGEFLMQFIEQSQIPLLTINLLQALPKTPLWDRLQREGRLVHDDSRESNVDFLLPHDQVVAMWKDCMARAYRPEALLKRYEYQIAHAYATRLHPSTPQRASKANIKRAMIMLRNVIWQIGIRGDYKLAFWKFAFRRLIRGDIENLLLVMVVAHHLIIYAREASRGHANASNYSIRLREAAVPAE
- a CDS encoding methyl-accepting chemotaxis protein, giving the protein MGSWIKKLGLSWKVQLAPAFLVLVMIGIGAFALVSLRDNQQNVDKLVSGPVRLSELASDLNNAAWTAHAKLYRMAATAANETDAAKLTKVMKETTAALAQIPASLGEVEKALGADAAKPPFQKLKAAVVGYQKQAKNAVEMADGDAGSALLFIKSAEKSFTDIDSLVSDLILATNDSRDREIAHTGIALEREQWMLGGIVAAAALVGIAFSFLIGRGIARPVVAMSGAMRDLAAGNFGVQLPGLDRGDEVGQMARAVEEFKVQAVAKAEREQAERQRQEQIAAESRRAELHQLADGFEAAVGQIVEQVGVASQALEASAGALAKGSAETQQLATMVAAASSQTSTNVQSVASATEQMSASVEEIGRQVSESRKIADEAVQQAEQTDARIAKLAQAANRIGDVTQLITTIAGQTNLLALNATIESARAGEAGRGFAVVAQEVKALAEQTAKATDEISAQIAEMQAATRESVDAIKEIGGTIGKIAHISSTIAASVGEQGSATQEIARSVQQAAIGTNQVAASIGNVNRGAADTGAASDEVLTSAQLLSQENNRLRAEVAKFLATVRVA